In Suricata suricatta isolate VVHF042 chromosome 14, meerkat_22Aug2017_6uvM2_HiC, whole genome shotgun sequence, one DNA window encodes the following:
- the ULK1 gene encoding serine/threonine-protein kinase ULK1 isoform X2 yields the protein MEPGRGGLEAVGKFEFSRKDLIGHGAFAVVFKGRHREKHDLEVAVKCINKKNLAKSQTLLGKEIKILKELKHENIVALYDFQEMANSVYLVMEYCNGGDLADYLHTMRTLSEDTIRLFLQQIAGAMRLLHSKGIIHRDLKPQNILLSNPGGRRANPNNIRVKIADFGFARYLQSNMMAATLCGSPMYMAPEVIMSQHYDGKADLWSIGTIVYQCLTGKAPFQASSPQDLRLFYERNKTLVPTIPRETSAPLRRLLLALLQRNHKDRMDFDEFFHHPFLDASATVKKSPPVPVPSYPSSGSGSSSSSSSTSHLASPPSLGDMQQQLQKTLTSPADAAGFLHGSRGSGGSSKDSSCDTDDFVMVPAQFPGDLVAEPAGAKPPPDSLMCSGSSLVASAGPESRGRTPSPSPPCSSSPSPSGRAGPFSSRCGVSVPIPVPTQVHNYQRIEQNLQSPTQYQTARSSAIRRSGSTSPLGFARASPSPPSHAEHGAALARKLSLGGGRPYTPSPQVGIIPERPGWSGTPSPQAPEMRGGRSPRPGSSVPEHSPHSAGLGCRLHSAPNLSDLHVVRPKLPKPPTDPLGAAFGHPQSSPPQSSRVLQSCRPLRGSPKLPDFLQRNPLPPILGSPTKAVPAFDFPKTPSSQNLLTLLARQGVVMTPPRNRTLPDLSEAGPFQGQQLSPGLRPTEDTKSPFGRSLSTGRLTDLLLKAAFGTQAPDLGSTDSLQEKPMEIAPSAGLGGTLHPGARPGGASSPSPVVFTVGSPPSGTTPPQGPRARMFSVGSSGSVGSAGSSSARHLAPGACGEAAPEVPAPGHCRSFADPVTANLEGAVTFEAPDLPEETLMEQEHTEILHGLRFTLIFVQHVLEIAALRGSTGEATGGPDLQLQESVVADQISLLSREWSFAEQLVLYLKVAELLSSGLQTAIDQIRAGKLCLSSTVKQVVRKLNELYKASVVSCQGLSLRLQRFFLDKQRLLDRIQSVTAEKLIFSHAVQTVQSAALDEMFHRREDCVQRYHKALLLMEGLQHLLTDRADVENVAKCKLCIERRLSALLSGICA from the exons GAAATGGCCAATTCCGTTTATCTGGTCATGGAG TACTGTAACGGCGGTGACCTGGCTGACTACCTGCACA CCATGCGGACGCTGAGCGAGGACACCATCCGGCTCTTCCTGCAGCAGATCGCGGGCGCCATGCGCTTGCTGCACAGCAAGGGCATCATCCACCGCGACCTGAAGCCCCAGAACATCCTGCTGTCCAACCCCGGCGGGCGCCGCGCCAACCCCAACAACATCCGCGTCAAGATCG CCGACTTCGGATTCGCTCGGTACCTGCAGAGCAACATGATGGCGGCCACACTCTGCGGCTCTCCCATGTACATG GCCCCCGAAGTCATCATGTCCCAGCACTACGACGGGAAGGCCGACCTGTGGAGCATCGGCACCATTGTGTACCAGTGCCTGACAGGGAAGGCGCCGTTCCAG GCCAGCAGTCCCCAGGACCTCCGCCTCTTCTATGAGAGGAACAAGACCCTGGTGCCCAC CATCCCCCGGGAGACGTCTGCGCCGCTGAGGCGGCTACTGCTGGCCCTGCTGCAGCGCAACCATAAGGACCGCATGGACTTCG ACGAGTTCTTCCATCATCCTTTCCTTGACGCCAGTGCCACTGTAAAGAAGT CCCCTCCCGTGCCCGTGCCCTCGTACCCGAGCTCCGGGTCCGGCAGCAGCTCCAGTAGCAGCTCCACCTCGCACCTGGCCTCCCCACCG TCCCTCGGGGACATGCAGCAGCAGCTACAGAAGACGCTGACTTCCCCCGCCGACGCCGCTGGCTTCCTGCACGGCTCTCGGGGCTCCGGCGGCAGCAGCAAGGACTCGTCCTGCGACACGGATGACTTTGTCATGGTCCCGGCCCAGTTTCCAG GTGACCTAGTGGCCGAGCCGGCTGGAGCCAAGCCTCCACCGGACAGCCTGATGTGTAGTGG GAGCTCCCTGGTGGCCTCAGCTGGCCCAGAGAGCCGTGGCCGGACGCCATCTCCTTCCCCGCCCTGCAGCAGCTCTCCAAGCCCCTCCGG CCGGGCCGGCCCATTCAGCAGCAGGTGTGGCGTGTCTGTCCCCATCCCAGTGCCCACGCAGGTTCACAATTACCAGCGCATCGAGCAGAACCTACAGTCGCCCACCCAGTACCAGACCGCACG GTCCTCTGCCATCCGCAGGTCGGGCAGCACCAGCCCCCTGGGCTTTGCCCGGGCCAGTCCGTCTCCCCCATCCCATGCCGAGCATGGAGCTGCCCTGGCCAGGAAGCTCTCCCTGGGTGGGGGCCGGCCCTATACACCATCTCCACAAG TTGGAATCATCCCCGAGCGGCCAGGCTGGAGTGGGACAccctctccccaggcccctgaGATGCGGGGCGGCAGATCCCCCCGCCCAG GCTCCTCCGTGCCCGAGCACTCTCCCCActctgctgggctgggctgccGCCTGCACAGCGCGCCCAACCTGTCCGACCTGCATGTTGTCCGCCCTAAGTTGCCCAAGCCCCCCACGGACCCGCTGGGGGCAGCGTTCGGCCACCCCCAGTCCAGCCCCCCGCAGTCCTCCCGCGTGCTGCAGTCTTGCCGGCCCCTGCGAGGCTCGCCCAAGCTGCCCGACTTCCTGCAGCGGAACCCCTTGCCCCCCATCCTGGGCTCCCCCACCAAG GCTGTGCCTGCTTTTGACTTCCCCAAGACCCCCAGCTCGCAGAACCTGCTGACGCTCCTGGCCCGGCAGGGCGTGGTCATGACGCCGCCTCGGAACCGGACGCTGCCTGATCTGTCAGAGGCGGGACCGTTCCAGGGACAGCAGCTGAGCCCTGGCCTGCGGCCCACCGAGGACACCAAGAGCCCCTTTGGCAG GTCTCTCAGTACCGGGCGTCTCACCGATCTGCTCCTTAAGGCTGCGTTTGGGACCCAGGCCCCTGACTTGGGGAGCACCGACAGCCTGCAGGAGAAGCCCATGGAGATCG cgccctctgctggcctcGGAGGGACCCTGCACCCCGGAGCCCGTCCTGGGGGGGCCAGCAGCCCGTCTCCTGTGGTGTTTACCGTGGGCTCGCCCCCCAGTGGGACCACGCCGCCCCAGGGCCCCCGTGCAAGGATGTTCTCAG TGGGCTCctctggctcagtcggttcagccggCTCTTCCTCGGCCCGTCACCTGGCTCCCGGGGCCTGTGGTGAGGCGGCCCCGGAGGTCCCGGCCCCTGGCCACTGCCGCAGCTTTGCTGACCCTGTCACCGCCAACCTGGAGGGGGCTGTGACCTTCGAGGCGCCCGACCTCCCTGAGGAGACGCTGATGGAG CAAGAGCACACGGAGATCCTGCACGGCCTACGGTTCACCCTCATCTTCGTCCAGCACGTCCTGGAGATTGCGGCCCTGAGGGGCAGCACCGGCGAGGCCACCGGAGGCCCCGACCTGCAGCTGCAGGAGAGCGTGGTGGCCGACCAGATCAGCCTGCTGAGCCGGGAGTGGAG CTTCGCGGAGCAGCTGGTGCTCTACCTGAAGGTGGCCGAACTGCTGTCCTCGGGTCTGCAGACCGCCATCGACCAGATCCGGGCCGGCAAGCTGTGCCTGTCGTCCACCGTGAAGCAGG TGGTGCGGAAGCTGAACGAGCTGTACAAGGCCAGCGTGGTGTCCTGCCAAGGCCTGAGCCTGCGCCTGCAGCGCTTCTTCCTGGACAAGCAGCGGCTGCTGGACCGCATCCAGAGCGTCACCGCTGAGAAGCTCATCTTCAGCCACGCGGTGCAGACG GTGCAGTCGGCCGCCCTGGACGAGATGTTCCACCGTCGGGAGGACTGTGTCCAGCGCTACCACAAGGCCCTGCTGCTCATGGAGGGGCTGCAGCACCTCCTCACCGACCGGGCGGACGTGGAGAACGTGGCCAAGT GCAAGCTGTGCATCGAGCGGAGACTGTCCGCGCTGCTGAGCGGGATCTGTGCCTGA
- the ULK1 gene encoding serine/threonine-protein kinase ULK1 isoform X5, with protein MANSVYLVMEYCNGGDLADYLHTMRTLSEDTIRLFLQQIAGAMRLLHSKGIIHRDLKPQNILLSNPGGRRANPNNIRVKIADFGFARYLQSNMMAATLCGSPMYMAPEVIMSQHYDGKADLWSIGTIVYQCLTGKAPFQASSPQDLRLFYERNKTLVPTIPRETSAPLRRLLLALLQRNHKDRMDFDEFFHHPFLDASATVKKSPPVPVPSYPSSGSGSSSSSSSTSHLASPPALGPGLSGLPSDPQSLGDMQQQLQKTLTSPADAAGFLHGSRGSGGSSKDSSCDTDDFVMVPAQFPGDLVAEPAGAKPPPDSLMCSGSSLVASAGPESRGRTPSPSPPCSSSPSPSGRAGPFSSRCGVSVPIPVPTQVHNYQRIEQNLQSPTQYQTARSSAIRRSGSTSPLGFARASPSPPSHAEHGAALARKLSLGGGRPYTPSPQVGIIPERPGWSGTPSPQAPEMRGGRSPRPGSSVPEHSPHSAGLGCRLHSAPNLSDLHVVRPKLPKPPTDPLGAAFGHPQSSPPQSSRVLQSCRPLRGSPKLPDFLQRNPLPPILGSPTKAVPAFDFPKTPSSQNLLTLLARQGVVMTPPRNRTLPDLSEAGPFQGQQLSPGLRPTEDTKSPFGRSLSTGRLTDLLLKAAFGTQAPDLGSTDSLQEKPMEIAPSAGLGGTLHPGARPGGASSPSPVVFTVGSPPSGTTPPQGPRARMFSVGSSGSVGSAGSSSARHLAPGACGEAAPEVPAPGHCRSFADPVTANLEGAVTFEAPDLPEETLMEQEHTEILHGLRFTLIFVQHVLEIAALRGSTGEATGGPDLQLQESVVADQISLLSREWSFAEQLVLYLKVAELLSSGLQTAIDQIRAGKLCLSSTVKQVVRKLNELYKASVVSCQGLSLRLQRFFLDKQRLLDRIQSVTAEKLIFSHAVQTVQSAALDEMFHRREDCVQRYHKALLLMEGLQHLLTDRADVENVAKCKLCIERRLSALLSGICA; from the exons ATGGCCAATTCCGTTTATCTGGTCATGGAG TACTGTAACGGCGGTGACCTGGCTGACTACCTGCACA CCATGCGGACGCTGAGCGAGGACACCATCCGGCTCTTCCTGCAGCAGATCGCGGGCGCCATGCGCTTGCTGCACAGCAAGGGCATCATCCACCGCGACCTGAAGCCCCAGAACATCCTGCTGTCCAACCCCGGCGGGCGCCGCGCCAACCCCAACAACATCCGCGTCAAGATCG CCGACTTCGGATTCGCTCGGTACCTGCAGAGCAACATGATGGCGGCCACACTCTGCGGCTCTCCCATGTACATG GCCCCCGAAGTCATCATGTCCCAGCACTACGACGGGAAGGCCGACCTGTGGAGCATCGGCACCATTGTGTACCAGTGCCTGACAGGGAAGGCGCCGTTCCAG GCCAGCAGTCCCCAGGACCTCCGCCTCTTCTATGAGAGGAACAAGACCCTGGTGCCCAC CATCCCCCGGGAGACGTCTGCGCCGCTGAGGCGGCTACTGCTGGCCCTGCTGCAGCGCAACCATAAGGACCGCATGGACTTCG ACGAGTTCTTCCATCATCCTTTCCTTGACGCCAGTGCCACTGTAAAGAAGT CCCCTCCCGTGCCCGTGCCCTCGTACCCGAGCTCCGGGTCCGGCAGCAGCTCCAGTAGCAGCTCCACCTCGCACCTGGCCTCCCCACCG gccctggggccaggtCTCAGTGGCCTCCCCTCTGACCCCCAGTCCCTCGGGGACATGCAGCAGCAGCTACAGAAGACGCTGACTTCCCCCGCCGACGCCGCTGGCTTCCTGCACGGCTCTCGGGGCTCCGGCGGCAGCAGCAAGGACTCGTCCTGCGACACGGATGACTTTGTCATGGTCCCGGCCCAGTTTCCAG GTGACCTAGTGGCCGAGCCGGCTGGAGCCAAGCCTCCACCGGACAGCCTGATGTGTAGTGG GAGCTCCCTGGTGGCCTCAGCTGGCCCAGAGAGCCGTGGCCGGACGCCATCTCCTTCCCCGCCCTGCAGCAGCTCTCCAAGCCCCTCCGG CCGGGCCGGCCCATTCAGCAGCAGGTGTGGCGTGTCTGTCCCCATCCCAGTGCCCACGCAGGTTCACAATTACCAGCGCATCGAGCAGAACCTACAGTCGCCCACCCAGTACCAGACCGCACG GTCCTCTGCCATCCGCAGGTCGGGCAGCACCAGCCCCCTGGGCTTTGCCCGGGCCAGTCCGTCTCCCCCATCCCATGCCGAGCATGGAGCTGCCCTGGCCAGGAAGCTCTCCCTGGGTGGGGGCCGGCCCTATACACCATCTCCACAAG TTGGAATCATCCCCGAGCGGCCAGGCTGGAGTGGGACAccctctccccaggcccctgaGATGCGGGGCGGCAGATCCCCCCGCCCAG GCTCCTCCGTGCCCGAGCACTCTCCCCActctgctgggctgggctgccGCCTGCACAGCGCGCCCAACCTGTCCGACCTGCATGTTGTCCGCCCTAAGTTGCCCAAGCCCCCCACGGACCCGCTGGGGGCAGCGTTCGGCCACCCCCAGTCCAGCCCCCCGCAGTCCTCCCGCGTGCTGCAGTCTTGCCGGCCCCTGCGAGGCTCGCCCAAGCTGCCCGACTTCCTGCAGCGGAACCCCTTGCCCCCCATCCTGGGCTCCCCCACCAAG GCTGTGCCTGCTTTTGACTTCCCCAAGACCCCCAGCTCGCAGAACCTGCTGACGCTCCTGGCCCGGCAGGGCGTGGTCATGACGCCGCCTCGGAACCGGACGCTGCCTGATCTGTCAGAGGCGGGACCGTTCCAGGGACAGCAGCTGAGCCCTGGCCTGCGGCCCACCGAGGACACCAAGAGCCCCTTTGGCAG GTCTCTCAGTACCGGGCGTCTCACCGATCTGCTCCTTAAGGCTGCGTTTGGGACCCAGGCCCCTGACTTGGGGAGCACCGACAGCCTGCAGGAGAAGCCCATGGAGATCG cgccctctgctggcctcGGAGGGACCCTGCACCCCGGAGCCCGTCCTGGGGGGGCCAGCAGCCCGTCTCCTGTGGTGTTTACCGTGGGCTCGCCCCCCAGTGGGACCACGCCGCCCCAGGGCCCCCGTGCAAGGATGTTCTCAG TGGGCTCctctggctcagtcggttcagccggCTCTTCCTCGGCCCGTCACCTGGCTCCCGGGGCCTGTGGTGAGGCGGCCCCGGAGGTCCCGGCCCCTGGCCACTGCCGCAGCTTTGCTGACCCTGTCACCGCCAACCTGGAGGGGGCTGTGACCTTCGAGGCGCCCGACCTCCCTGAGGAGACGCTGATGGAG CAAGAGCACACGGAGATCCTGCACGGCCTACGGTTCACCCTCATCTTCGTCCAGCACGTCCTGGAGATTGCGGCCCTGAGGGGCAGCACCGGCGAGGCCACCGGAGGCCCCGACCTGCAGCTGCAGGAGAGCGTGGTGGCCGACCAGATCAGCCTGCTGAGCCGGGAGTGGAG CTTCGCGGAGCAGCTGGTGCTCTACCTGAAGGTGGCCGAACTGCTGTCCTCGGGTCTGCAGACCGCCATCGACCAGATCCGGGCCGGCAAGCTGTGCCTGTCGTCCACCGTGAAGCAGG TGGTGCGGAAGCTGAACGAGCTGTACAAGGCCAGCGTGGTGTCCTGCCAAGGCCTGAGCCTGCGCCTGCAGCGCTTCTTCCTGGACAAGCAGCGGCTGCTGGACCGCATCCAGAGCGTCACCGCTGAGAAGCTCATCTTCAGCCACGCGGTGCAGACG GTGCAGTCGGCCGCCCTGGACGAGATGTTCCACCGTCGGGAGGACTGTGTCCAGCGCTACCACAAGGCCCTGCTGCTCATGGAGGGGCTGCAGCACCTCCTCACCGACCGGGCGGACGTGGAGAACGTGGCCAAGT GCAAGCTGTGCATCGAGCGGAGACTGTCCGCGCTGCTGAGCGGGATCTGTGCCTGA
- the ULK1 gene encoding serine/threonine-protein kinase ULK1 isoform X6 — translation MRTLSEDTIRLFLQQIAGAMRLLHSKGIIHRDLKPQNILLSNPGGRRANPNNIRVKIADFGFARYLQSNMMAATLCGSPMYMAPEVIMSQHYDGKADLWSIGTIVYQCLTGKAPFQASSPQDLRLFYERNKTLVPTIPRETSAPLRRLLLALLQRNHKDRMDFDEFFHHPFLDASATVKKSPPVPVPSYPSSGSGSSSSSSSTSHLASPPALGPGLSGLPSDPQSLGDMQQQLQKTLTSPADAAGFLHGSRGSGGSSKDSSCDTDDFVMVPAQFPGDLVAEPAGAKPPPDSLMCSGSSLVASAGPESRGRTPSPSPPCSSSPSPSGRAGPFSSRCGVSVPIPVPTQVHNYQRIEQNLQSPTQYQTARSSAIRRSGSTSPLGFARASPSPPSHAEHGAALARKLSLGGGRPYTPSPQVGIIPERPGWSGTPSPQAPEMRGGRSPRPGSSVPEHSPHSAGLGCRLHSAPNLSDLHVVRPKLPKPPTDPLGAAFGHPQSSPPQSSRVLQSCRPLRGSPKLPDFLQRNPLPPILGSPTKAVPAFDFPKTPSSQNLLTLLARQGVVMTPPRNRTLPDLSEAGPFQGQQLSPGLRPTEDTKSPFGRSLSTGRLTDLLLKAAFGTQAPDLGSTDSLQEKPMEIAPSAGLGGTLHPGARPGGASSPSPVVFTVGSPPSGTTPPQGPRARMFSVGSSGSVGSAGSSSARHLAPGACGEAAPEVPAPGHCRSFADPVTANLEGAVTFEAPDLPEETLMEQEHTEILHGLRFTLIFVQHVLEIAALRGSTGEATGGPDLQLQESVVADQISLLSREWSFAEQLVLYLKVAELLSSGLQTAIDQIRAGKLCLSSTVKQVVRKLNELYKASVVSCQGLSLRLQRFFLDKQRLLDRIQSVTAEKLIFSHAVQTVQSAALDEMFHRREDCVQRYHKALLLMEGLQHLLTDRADVENVAKCKLCIERRLSALLSGICA, via the exons ATGCGGACGCTGAGCGAGGACACCATCCGGCTCTTCCTGCAGCAGATCGCGGGCGCCATGCGCTTGCTGCACAGCAAGGGCATCATCCACCGCGACCTGAAGCCCCAGAACATCCTGCTGTCCAACCCCGGCGGGCGCCGCGCCAACCCCAACAACATCCGCGTCAAGATCG CCGACTTCGGATTCGCTCGGTACCTGCAGAGCAACATGATGGCGGCCACACTCTGCGGCTCTCCCATGTACATG GCCCCCGAAGTCATCATGTCCCAGCACTACGACGGGAAGGCCGACCTGTGGAGCATCGGCACCATTGTGTACCAGTGCCTGACAGGGAAGGCGCCGTTCCAG GCCAGCAGTCCCCAGGACCTCCGCCTCTTCTATGAGAGGAACAAGACCCTGGTGCCCAC CATCCCCCGGGAGACGTCTGCGCCGCTGAGGCGGCTACTGCTGGCCCTGCTGCAGCGCAACCATAAGGACCGCATGGACTTCG ACGAGTTCTTCCATCATCCTTTCCTTGACGCCAGTGCCACTGTAAAGAAGT CCCCTCCCGTGCCCGTGCCCTCGTACCCGAGCTCCGGGTCCGGCAGCAGCTCCAGTAGCAGCTCCACCTCGCACCTGGCCTCCCCACCG gccctggggccaggtCTCAGTGGCCTCCCCTCTGACCCCCAGTCCCTCGGGGACATGCAGCAGCAGCTACAGAAGACGCTGACTTCCCCCGCCGACGCCGCTGGCTTCCTGCACGGCTCTCGGGGCTCCGGCGGCAGCAGCAAGGACTCGTCCTGCGACACGGATGACTTTGTCATGGTCCCGGCCCAGTTTCCAG GTGACCTAGTGGCCGAGCCGGCTGGAGCCAAGCCTCCACCGGACAGCCTGATGTGTAGTGG GAGCTCCCTGGTGGCCTCAGCTGGCCCAGAGAGCCGTGGCCGGACGCCATCTCCTTCCCCGCCCTGCAGCAGCTCTCCAAGCCCCTCCGG CCGGGCCGGCCCATTCAGCAGCAGGTGTGGCGTGTCTGTCCCCATCCCAGTGCCCACGCAGGTTCACAATTACCAGCGCATCGAGCAGAACCTACAGTCGCCCACCCAGTACCAGACCGCACG GTCCTCTGCCATCCGCAGGTCGGGCAGCACCAGCCCCCTGGGCTTTGCCCGGGCCAGTCCGTCTCCCCCATCCCATGCCGAGCATGGAGCTGCCCTGGCCAGGAAGCTCTCCCTGGGTGGGGGCCGGCCCTATACACCATCTCCACAAG TTGGAATCATCCCCGAGCGGCCAGGCTGGAGTGGGACAccctctccccaggcccctgaGATGCGGGGCGGCAGATCCCCCCGCCCAG GCTCCTCCGTGCCCGAGCACTCTCCCCActctgctgggctgggctgccGCCTGCACAGCGCGCCCAACCTGTCCGACCTGCATGTTGTCCGCCCTAAGTTGCCCAAGCCCCCCACGGACCCGCTGGGGGCAGCGTTCGGCCACCCCCAGTCCAGCCCCCCGCAGTCCTCCCGCGTGCTGCAGTCTTGCCGGCCCCTGCGAGGCTCGCCCAAGCTGCCCGACTTCCTGCAGCGGAACCCCTTGCCCCCCATCCTGGGCTCCCCCACCAAG GCTGTGCCTGCTTTTGACTTCCCCAAGACCCCCAGCTCGCAGAACCTGCTGACGCTCCTGGCCCGGCAGGGCGTGGTCATGACGCCGCCTCGGAACCGGACGCTGCCTGATCTGTCAGAGGCGGGACCGTTCCAGGGACAGCAGCTGAGCCCTGGCCTGCGGCCCACCGAGGACACCAAGAGCCCCTTTGGCAG GTCTCTCAGTACCGGGCGTCTCACCGATCTGCTCCTTAAGGCTGCGTTTGGGACCCAGGCCCCTGACTTGGGGAGCACCGACAGCCTGCAGGAGAAGCCCATGGAGATCG cgccctctgctggcctcGGAGGGACCCTGCACCCCGGAGCCCGTCCTGGGGGGGCCAGCAGCCCGTCTCCTGTGGTGTTTACCGTGGGCTCGCCCCCCAGTGGGACCACGCCGCCCCAGGGCCCCCGTGCAAGGATGTTCTCAG TGGGCTCctctggctcagtcggttcagccggCTCTTCCTCGGCCCGTCACCTGGCTCCCGGGGCCTGTGGTGAGGCGGCCCCGGAGGTCCCGGCCCCTGGCCACTGCCGCAGCTTTGCTGACCCTGTCACCGCCAACCTGGAGGGGGCTGTGACCTTCGAGGCGCCCGACCTCCCTGAGGAGACGCTGATGGAG CAAGAGCACACGGAGATCCTGCACGGCCTACGGTTCACCCTCATCTTCGTCCAGCACGTCCTGGAGATTGCGGCCCTGAGGGGCAGCACCGGCGAGGCCACCGGAGGCCCCGACCTGCAGCTGCAGGAGAGCGTGGTGGCCGACCAGATCAGCCTGCTGAGCCGGGAGTGGAG CTTCGCGGAGCAGCTGGTGCTCTACCTGAAGGTGGCCGAACTGCTGTCCTCGGGTCTGCAGACCGCCATCGACCAGATCCGGGCCGGCAAGCTGTGCCTGTCGTCCACCGTGAAGCAGG TGGTGCGGAAGCTGAACGAGCTGTACAAGGCCAGCGTGGTGTCCTGCCAAGGCCTGAGCCTGCGCCTGCAGCGCTTCTTCCTGGACAAGCAGCGGCTGCTGGACCGCATCCAGAGCGTCACCGCTGAGAAGCTCATCTTCAGCCACGCGGTGCAGACG GTGCAGTCGGCCGCCCTGGACGAGATGTTCCACCGTCGGGAGGACTGTGTCCAGCGCTACCACAAGGCCCTGCTGCTCATGGAGGGGCTGCAGCACCTCCTCACCGACCGGGCGGACGTGGAGAACGTGGCCAAGT GCAAGCTGTGCATCGAGCGGAGACTGTCCGCGCTGCTGAGCGGGATCTGTGCCTGA